A window from Sinorhizobium fredii encodes these proteins:
- a CDS encoding amino acid ABC transporter substrate-binding protein, whose amino-acid sequence MARRILTALVGAAVLGIGANAASAATLDDVKAKGFVQCGVNTGLAGFAAPDASGNWSGFDVDYCKAIAAAVFGDATKVKYTPTSAKERFPALQSGEVDVLARNTTWTINRDTALGFNFRPVNYYDGQGFMVRKSLNVKSALELSGAAVCVQTGTTTELNLADYFKTNNLQYNPVVFEKLEEVNAAYDAGRCDVYTTDQSGLYSLRLTLSKPDDHMILPEIISKEPLGPAVRQGDDQWYDIVSWVHYALVQAEEFGVTQANVEEMKKSANPDVQRFLGVEADSKIGTDLGLTNEWAVNIIKAVGNYGEVFDRNIGAGSPLKIERGLNALWNKGGIQYAPPVR is encoded by the coding sequence ATGGCAAGAAGAATTCTGACAGCTCTTGTTGGCGCTGCTGTCTTGGGGATTGGCGCAAATGCGGCATCGGCCGCGACCCTTGACGACGTGAAGGCCAAGGGCTTCGTCCAGTGCGGCGTGAACACCGGGCTCGCCGGTTTCGCGGCCCCTGACGCGTCCGGCAACTGGAGCGGTTTCGACGTCGACTACTGCAAGGCGATCGCTGCTGCAGTGTTCGGCGATGCCACCAAGGTCAAGTACACGCCGACCTCCGCCAAGGAGCGTTTCCCGGCGCTGCAGTCCGGCGAAGTCGACGTTTTGGCCCGCAACACGACCTGGACCATCAACCGCGACACGGCGCTCGGCTTCAACTTCCGCCCGGTCAACTATTATGACGGCCAGGGCTTCATGGTTCGCAAGAGCCTCAACGTGAAGTCCGCACTCGAACTTTCCGGCGCTGCCGTCTGCGTCCAGACCGGCACGACCACCGAGCTGAACCTCGCCGACTACTTCAAGACCAACAACCTGCAGTACAACCCGGTGGTCTTCGAAAAGCTCGAGGAAGTGAACGCCGCCTATGATGCCGGCCGTTGCGACGTCTACACCACCGACCAGTCCGGCCTCTATTCGCTGCGCCTCACCCTTTCGAAGCCGGATGATCACATGATCCTGCCGGAGATCATCTCGAAGGAGCCGCTCGGTCCGGCCGTCCGCCAGGGCGACGACCAGTGGTACGACATCGTCAGCTGGGTTCATTATGCCCTGGTCCAGGCCGAGGAATTCGGCGTCACCCAGGCAAATGTCGAAGAGATGAAGAAATCGGCCAACCCGGACGTTCAGCGCTTCCTCGGCGTCGAAGCCGACAGCAAGATCGGTACAGACTTGGGCCTCACCAATGAATGGGCCGTCAACATCATCAAAGCCGTCGGCAACTACGGCGAAGTCTTCGATCGCAACATCGGCGCTGGCAGCCCGCTGAAGATCGAGCGCGGCCTGAACGCGCTTTGGAACAAGGGCGGCATCCAGTACGCACCGCCGGTCCGCTAA
- a CDS encoding cystathionine beta-lyase, with protein MADKMSARGEVGINTRLAHAGNNPSDFHGFVNPPVVHASTVLFPNAKTMETRAQKYTYGTRGTPTTDALCEAINELEGAAGTILVPSGLAAVTVPFLAYLSSGDHALIVDSVYFPTRHFCDTMLTRLGITVEYYDPMIGTAIEGLIRPNTRLVHTEAPGSNTFEMQDIRAIADAAHRHGCVVTMDNTWATPIYFRPLDHGVDVSIHAATKYPSGHSDVLLGTVSANAAHWPALTEAMVTLGVCVSPDDSYQILRGLRTMGIRLERHQDSALAIATWLEGRDEVERVLHPALPSFPGHELWKRDFGGASGIFSFVLKAEPETSKAKAHAFLDALSFFGLGYSWGGFESLALHANLSDRKIAKGPSGGPVIRLQIGLEDVADLRRDIEAGLAAANAA; from the coding sequence ATGGCAGACAAGATGAGCGCGCGTGGAGAGGTCGGCATCAACACCCGCCTCGCGCATGCAGGCAACAACCCCTCCGACTTCCACGGATTCGTGAATCCGCCGGTGGTCCACGCGTCCACCGTACTTTTCCCCAATGCGAAGACCATGGAAACGCGGGCGCAGAAATACACCTACGGCACGCGCGGCACGCCGACGACCGACGCGCTCTGCGAGGCGATCAATGAACTCGAAGGCGCCGCCGGAACGATTCTCGTACCCTCGGGGCTGGCCGCTGTCACGGTGCCCTTCCTCGCCTATCTTTCGTCGGGCGACCACGCTCTGATCGTCGATTCGGTCTATTTCCCGACCCGGCACTTCTGCGACACGATGCTGACCCGGCTCGGGATCACGGTCGAATATTACGATCCGATGATCGGTACTGCCATCGAGGGCCTGATCCGGCCGAACACGCGGCTGGTGCACACGGAGGCGCCGGGCTCGAACACGTTCGAGATGCAGGATATCCGGGCGATTGCCGATGCCGCCCACCGCCACGGCTGCGTCGTCACCATGGACAACACCTGGGCAACGCCGATCTACTTCCGCCCCCTCGACCATGGCGTCGACGTTTCCATCCACGCGGCGACGAAATATCCCTCCGGGCACTCCGACGTGCTGCTCGGAACCGTTTCGGCCAATGCTGCCCATTGGCCGGCCCTGACCGAGGCGATGGTGACGCTCGGCGTCTGCGTCTCACCGGACGACAGCTATCAGATTCTGCGCGGCCTTCGCACCATGGGCATTCGCCTGGAGCGCCACCAGGACAGCGCTCTGGCGATTGCCACCTGGCTCGAGGGTCGGGACGAGGTGGAGAGGGTGCTGCATCCGGCGCTGCCGAGCTTTCCCGGGCACGAGCTCTGGAAGCGCGACTTTGGCGGGGCGAGCGGCATCTTCTCATTTGTCCTGAAGGCCGAACCCGAAACAAGCAAGGCGAAGGCGCATGCCTTCCTCGATGCGCTCTCGTTCTTCGGCCTCGGCTATTCCTGGGGCGGCTTCGAGAGCCTCGCATTGCATGCGAACCTTTCCGATCGCAAGATCGCGAAGGGCCCATCAGGAGGGCCCGTCATCCGGCTGCAGATCGG